In Pseudomonas sp. P5_109, the genomic window TTTGCATTCTGTGGTGCAACGGACCAAGGCATCAGCCTTTGCGGGCGTTGGATCACTTTCTGGAACAAAAATTCCGCTCGTTACAAATCAGGCCCGTACAAACGGGTTTTCGCGCATTTCATCGCCCAGACGGGTATCCGGACCATGCCCGGCCACCACTATCGCCTCCTCGTCGAGGGTGTACAAACGTTGCTTGATCGAACGCACGATGGTGGCCTGGTCGCCACCCCACAAATCCGTGCGCCCTACTCCACGCTTGAACAACGTGTCACCGGCAATCAGCAGCTTGGCATCGGCAAACCAGAAACTCATCGACCCCGGTGTATGCCCAGGCGTGTGCAGCGCCACGCCACAGCCACAGGCCAGCTCTTCATCATCGGCCAGCCAACGGTCCGGGGACGGCACCGGGGTGTAAGGCACACCGAACATCTGGCACTGCATTTCCAGGTTGTCCCACAGAAACTGGTCTTCCTTGTGCAGGTGCAGGGTAGCGCCGGTTTTCTCCTTGAGTTGACCGGAAGCCAGGAAATGATCGAGGTGCGCATGAGTATGAATGATGCTGACCACCTTCAGCCCCAAGGCGTCGAGACGCGCCAGGATCAGCTCATGATTGCCACCCGGATCGACAACGATGGCCTTTTTCGTCACCGGATCGCCGATGATCGTGCAGTTGCACTGCAACGGGCCGACGGGGAAGGTTTCGCGGATGAGAGTGGGTTGCTGGGACATCGGGGGCCTGCTCGATAAACGGGGACGAGCGATTTTCGCACAATTGAGTATCCAGCCAATGGCCACGACAAGTAACGTGAAAAATCCTTAACCCAGTACCCCCAACTCCTTGGCCCGCGCCACGGCCTGTGTACGCCGCTCAACGCCGAGCTTGCTGTTGATGTGACTGGCGTGGGTCT contains:
- a CDS encoding MBL fold metallo-hydrolase, with the protein product MSQQPTLIRETFPVGPLQCNCTIIGDPVTKKAIVVDPGGNHELILARLDALGLKVVSIIHTHAHLDHFLASGQLKEKTGATLHLHKEDQFLWDNLEMQCQMFGVPYTPVPSPDRWLADDEELACGCGVALHTPGHTPGSMSFWFADAKLLIAGDTLFKRGVGRTDLWGGDQATIVRSIKQRLYTLDEEAIVVAGHGPDTRLGDEMRENPFVRA